GCCTTTGCACATTTTTATGGCCCAGATGTGTTGCCCACAAGCATGCTTAAATGAGAGCGTCTACAGAACTGTCCCATCTCATTTGGCCTACTTTAAGCAGCACTCTCACACTGATCTTGGAGTTTTTTCCTATAGAGCTGATGTGAATTTGGAACCATAATCAATGATCAGAAAACACTTTCCCACAGCTAATGTGACACTCACAACTGGGGTCACTCTCAGTGGAAACACCAAGTTCACTGGCTCACATCTATGACACTCttccagtgttgttttgttttttgtacctCTTGTGTCGCCCTCCTTATTTGGCTCTAGCAGTTTATTACCATCCAGGCCTCCGTAGCGCTTTCTCCACTTACGTCTGAGAGACGGTGTTCTCTGAAAACtagaaaaacctttttttgctGTCTGCTCACATGGGTTTCTTGAGAAAGCATGTATGTTTCATTTCAAATATGCATTAACAAAAGTTAGAAATGCAAGTGTTTTTGACAGCTTTCCTTTTGCCATAATAAATATCAgaaaactatattaatatataattctcAGAGGATTTTGTGTATCCACTGAAATAAGACTTTGGGATCAAAGCAAGTGTGTCTGTGTAAAGACAAGTCTAGTCATGAAAAGCAGTTCAGCTGTGAGAAACATGAGTTCTGACACAGCTATCAATTGCCAGCTCAACTCAAAGCTGTGCCCAAGTGCTTGATGAGAGAATATATTCTgcactttattttagtttaattcgTTAAAGACAGCACTGTGCAGGGCTAAACCATCAGAAAAGACTGATTCAAGGTTCAGactttatgcatttaaaactgaCTTTCCATATGTTTGAGAGTTCTTACCACAGATAGGGATTTTCCTCTGCTTCTTGGCTTAAGCTGTTCTCCATGATGACACTTCCCTTTATACTTTGGTAGTCAACTAGGCGTTTTAACAAATCCAAATAGTGTGTTTGTCTAGCATCTGGAGACAAAGATGACTCTTTTTTTGGCAGCTGTGCACACAGTGAGAGTGTTTGAGCCAGTCTCAGTGTGAACAACCAGTTTTTAGCTGGATGAAAATAGGAGGAACTTAACTGCATCTTGGAGGAGGGATCTCTATTCTGGAAAGGAATaccttttgtaaataaaaagagAACCAAagaggcaagaaaaaaaaaatactagtattTAATAGACAACTACTGCTACtggtgttaataataataataataataatacattcactattgcaataataacagttatttatttaaaaatatctttaaaacaattattttagtatataataaCAATGCAACTAAATTACTAATTATACtcgtctttttattattattattactactactacagcaacaaaaatatcaatacatttaaattcaacTCCACTCCTactaataatactttaataataataataatatatattattattattattaaaatatataatacaactaAAATCACTACTACtaagttatttattcattcattcatgtgttatttttaataataagtgtatattttagaaaaaacaactaaaatcacCACTAGCACTACTAgttcttctttatttattgttttatattaataatttaaatgcaaaaaaataaaagtgggtttattttaattttatttatataataattattatagtatatgtaataaaatttactattattattattattaggtcaGTTAAGTTAGGATTAAATAattgtatgatgatgatgatgataatgatgatttaTCCTGAGAAATAATATCATATGCCATCAAATTAAATATCAGATCAAACATTGGCCAAATTGCTTTTTCTCCACGCGGTCTCTGTTCTGCGCATTTAGCGCGCATATTTGACGCTCTAAACGTATTTACATTTGTTGTCATGCGCGTTTCTCATGTAAACTGTTGTCACAAGTAGCTCATGCTGCTCACTCAAGACACTTGAATAACTGCGTATGTCCTCCTAGCTAATGCACCTCCCAGGTTCACCGTTTTGTGCGATTAATTTTTATTCCATTAGCGCGTTCCTCAGCATTGTGCAGCCGGTCGCGGAAAATCCCCCTTTACAGCTCCATCTCTAACATGTTTTACTCACAATACAACAATATGCCTAAAAAGGACAAGACGGTAGGGCTCATTAGATATTACAATGAATGTCTTATGAATATTGGtatttattcatgcatgtgtATGAATAACAATCGGTCTAATAATGACAACAGTAAGCCACATCACCTAAACATGAGGTCAAGGTATTAGCTTTAATTCTGGTAACGTTATGTTCTGAGTGTAGTTAAATGGCATTAACCTGTGACAGTGTTAAAACTCTATTCTCTTTTTAGAGCAAGAGCACACCCCAAACCACCGGAGACACCTCCCGGCCCGGTTACTAAAGTTAAAGATGGGACAATCACAATAGCAATACATGCTAAACCCGGAGCCAAACAAAACGCAGTCACTGGTTGAGTATTGTAAAATATGAAGAACCAAAACTTAGCCTTTAATCTACGAGGAGTCCATGCACCCTAAAAGCGTTTGTTTATGTGACAGGATGTGTCTGAGGAGGCGGTGGGGGTCGCCATTGCTGCGCCTCCGACAGACGGAGAGGCCAACGCCGACAGCTTGCTGCGATACTTTACCCAAGTCCTGGAGCTGAAGAAGAGTCAAGTATCGTTAGATAAGGGTCAGCAGACTACACGCCAGCTATgggcatttaaatgttttctgcCTGCCCACTATAAggaatatattattaataacaatatatggTTTCATTGCTTCATAGGGACAGCCCTCCAACATCCAGAGAAAAGGTTATCAGGGTGACTGCAGCCATCAGCCAGGAAGAAATCTTGAAGAAAACTGAGGACCGAGAAGGCGGCTAGTGGTTGATAGCCAAGTGTCATTGGTTTGTTTCGAgacacatttgatttgattattttctacATGTCACAGTTTCCATCTTAAAAACCGtgcaatattatatttacattttgtcaaataaaaagcaattttatttcTTAAGTATTACcagttttgaaattattttgtgtttaatgacAGATGTTTGGAGGGGAGAATGTGTGAATGCAGCCCAAACATTTCTTGTAAGGAGACGAGGAAATTATgatcttttaaatgtataacaatatggctcaacaataaggattttaTTCCCCACTATAGTTCAGATTTTACACGCCTTGCCAACATTGCCCCAATGCACccttttattcacattttatttttgactaCATACAAAATTTgtcacaaaatacatattttaaatttttactgtttaaagttatcatatattttattattatatttattattattttatatagaagTTCAAGATAATTATCATGCTCCTGCCtgttcttttttaaagaagtgcCTAAGGTTCAGTGACAAATGTGTTCATTAGGAAGACACCTCATTAGTATGATTATCAGACATTCTCTATTAAGCTAAGAAAGCCCATCAGTGAATATTAAAAGAGAGTCAGTATAGATTTTTTGTATTcggttttaaaaaatcttatctttGATATCACCTGGGACATCAAGAATGTATCCCTAgtcattttttaatcataaaaaaggCTTTATATGACGCACAAACGCATTTTTAATCACACACATTTGTGCATTTAATATTAGCTGTGATTTTCACACCATGCATGCAAAAGcaagtatttaaatgtaataaatgaggacgcatgtaaaattagaaaggattataaattaaactattcttttgtttttgattatttaccTTAAGTACATTTACAAAGTAAagaagcaaataatttttttttttcctttagtgaCATTTTGAGGCACTATTAGGAGAGGGATAAAAGCCCATGAGGACTGACACATGTAGTTACATTTAATCAACGCATCCGTAGCTCGCAGCATCCTCCGACATTCATTATTCTTGCAATATAACCCTTTCCATAAATGGAAACCTCTGGTTATTGCCTGTTCCCAGATCTCGTCGCAGTGTACTCTCTGTAATAAAAACTGATATTGCATAGGCcttatgaaatgaaaaacaaataatttttcatctaaaaatgtatcgacttgttgaattaaaaattaattgtcaGAGATATCCTATTTTTACAATACCTTACACTTGTTATACAAATAAAACCCCACGAATAGgtctcattttaaaaattatctgTTTTGTGAATTACCAGAAAGGGATGCTAAGACCTGAATGATAAAATTCTGCTCATCAgctattatacatatacatatatatgatatattcttGGTTGAACTCCACAGGTTGTTTTGATTTCGATTTTTAGATTTACTCCTACAAGTGACTCAaggattttttctttcttgtacAACTATAAGCTTGATTAAACCAAATGATGTTGTCATTAGCGCAGTCATGAAGACATATCTTGTTATTACGGGACTGTGCGGAGTTGATTTTATGCCCCGTGGATGGTGAAATCCTACCAGTAATTGAGCAGAAACGTCTCTTTTAGAGCTAAATGAAGATGAGTGGGAGGAGAAGGACAATGCTGGCCCTTcttcttctgaagtcatatttcACAAAGCTGCCCTTTCTGAAAGCCATTAGAGCCGCACAATATGTCATGATTTAAACACTGTTCTGTTAATGGGATGAGAATCTATTAAAGTCATTGTGACATATGTTAATTGCAGGATTTCTTCATTTAACAGCTGCCCTCAGATATTAGCTGTGGCCTTTTCATGTAAATCTGCGTGAGTCAttgaaattatgaatttatatcacattttttaatgCTATTGATCAGGCAAGCTCTCATCCTTGACTTCAAGTGCGGCCCTCTGCTGGAAGTGCaggaaatatattcaaatatggcACCTTAGCTAAACAACACAATCTTTTGCTGGGAGCTACACTGTACTGCATAAATCTATGAATACGATTTACATATAAATCAAAGTCTCAGTGTTTTACCatgaaaaattacttttcaaTCTTTCTTTGCAGATATCAAAACTGGTGACTTTATTACTTATGCTCAGCCAGATCCATCTCTCCTGCTAGTATTATGTTTACAGTATAGCTGAGGCAAATTATATTTCAGAAGTATCAGCCTATAGCACATGAAACCCCTCAAGCCCTTAAGAACAACTCATTGATGTATTGAACTGAGACCATTGTATATCTATaagattagttgaataatgaatgatatatttttaatttacccaAGAGGACCCGCTCCAGACAGATGTGTCTCCCTTCCGGGGCAAGGCTACATCCtgcttttattattaatgatgacaCTACTCAGATATGAAGTGAATCCAAGAGGTCTCTGCATGCAGTAAAAGTTATGCTAAATTGCATTTTGAAGAAATCGTTCATTCATGAATGACCCATGaacatctattttattttttatccaccATTTGTCCTTTGTCCTAtgtatggttatttatttatttattttcatttttcaaaccaCTTGTTCTGCTGTATGTGCGATTGTgggtttatttaaatacataaacccTACAGACAGTAggacaagtttatttatttttaaaattattaaattttttatcaatccattttccaaactgttTGTCCTATAGTGTcccaggtttatttatttattttattttattttgtattttttttcaaaaccactATCTCCTATGTAGGATCGTgggtttatttatctattttataaaCCATTTTCCTGTAATACCTCTTTGTAACACCAAagatttaaatataatcataaatattagTGTGGCATCACTGAACAACTTACAATTTAGAAACAAAATAgaataacttaataaataatacttaatactGAATACTTAATAACTTCTAGAAATTAagcataaataattaaacacaaatatgcaaatgtcacaaatttcaaaataaaatatcaaaaataaaatacaaatacctAATATTTCAAACTTAACGAATGAAAATGCATAATCTGTGATGATAACATGAATGGtggttaaaaaacacacaaaggtTAATGCACTTAAACATAAATACTATACTTAAACGGAACTTTGCACACACGAACAATTTGGGGATCCCGGTGTTTTGTAAAACAGAGAAGTACAGGAAATATTCTCAAATTTCAACCCCAATCAAGCGGTTTGTTTTCCAcggttgctctttttttttttttgtgctgtatcAGAGCAGATTCCCCTCCCTACAGATGCCATCAGCATTTTAATTGAgtaatgggttttttttctcttcaacaCCCCACATAGAATATACCAACCAGCTGCGGTATACGCCCCATCTGAACGTGTACATCCAGATCACGTGACAATATTGACTGGTGATATGGGAGTAGGGGATGAATCAAGAGGAGATAATGAGGCCTGGTCTCTCACACACCGGGAAAAGAGAGTCCTACAGGATTCATCTTCAAAGAATGGGTATGTGCTCTCattttctcacacacaaactcatatcCTTGCATAGTTTACTTGGGCCCTTATAATTAAACAGTTTCTTGCCTAGATGCGACACCCATACGTATTAAATTAAGCTAAATGGAAATAACAAACAGATTTTGAGCACACAAACCCCTTCTCGGAGTCAGAAGctgatgatttaaataaaaagaaatgcactAGTTTATAACTCATAATATCTGCAGTATTTTTGTCAGCTTTGCAGAGGCTGATGATGTCACCATGGCATCCAAGACCAGCACAGGAAGAAGCTCAGAGATCATAAAACATGCCCTTT
The DNA window shown above is from Cyprinus carpio isolate SPL01 chromosome B25, ASM1834038v1, whole genome shotgun sequence and carries:
- the LOC122142361 gene encoding UPF0235 protein C15orf40 homolog — encoded protein: MRSRARAHPKPPETPPGPVTKVKDGTITIAIHAKPGAKQNAVTDVSEEAVGVAIAAPPTDGEANADSLLRYFTQVLELKKSQVSLDKGQQTTRQLWGQPSNIQRKGYQGDCSHQPGRNLEEN